One genomic region from Drosophila busckii strain San Diego stock center, stock number 13000-0081.31 chromosome 3R, ASM1175060v1, whole genome shotgun sequence encodes:
- the LOC108603335 gene encoding TBC1 domain family member 5 isoform X1 → MTVRGIEAIKLYMPKAKDDAASAIKIDVREETGQTIEAVDENSSSSNNMTSVERYKQEWTQLLATLDENPNADSLRLAAFNGQLKMSKFRSLHWALLLRVLNSDYRSWHTQRLQQRSRYEKFRVDYVRNPHELSVPVDDNPLSQSTQSVWNQYFSDQELFAVIRQDVVRTFPGVDFFRKALIQNAMTNILFYYAREHPYMCYRQGMHEILAPIIFVLYSDHQSLLHFSEIDKDDINETLLNVLDPAQLEADTYSIFSRLMASVECYYRVTNLVPTAEGQIEKKTPSDLPAADTEPQTEVEVISQLNFIRDKILAKQDQHLHHYLLKMEIPLHIFGIRWLRLLFGREFTLLDLLMLWDAIFADSDHFHLPNYILVAMLVHIRDKLLLSDYTTSLTYLMRYPSNVDVNLVLRHALHMMNPKDFEYPTSAFNYVSQSNALISPPTTTESRPAAKQRVRTNSDSSTSTGSSQIDRHISYMQARNAAQASALAKLQDTNRVAMDGYLEDSPELLRLELKNAQTVLKIARTKLMRYLANVRQHMGKQQSNEDLNRTLDNIEELCSFLDHKFVFPMHSRSAPIDQALEANERKQSNSAKTPVPADPPNTEPTPVTTASSLASGYEMPENAFMHSSTRRLLGDRWEIELSTITSDEKPQTLVLQNGLPAAEPQQRPH, encoded by the exons ATGACAGTGCGCGGCATTGAAgccattaaattatatatgccgAAAGCAAAAGACGATGCAGCATCTGCCATAAAGATAGACGTACGCGAGGAGACGGGGCAAACAATTGAAGCTGTTGATGAGAATagtagtagcagcaacaacatgacCTCAGTGGAACGTTACAAGCAAGAGTGGACGCAATTGTTGGCCACTCTGGATGAGAATCCCAATGCAGACTCATTGCGCTTGGCCGCTTTCAATGGCCAGCTGAAAATGTCAAAGTTTCGCAGCTTGCactgggcgctgctgctgcgtgtgctTAACTCGGACTATCGCAGCTGGCATACACAGCGTctacagcagcgcagcag ATACGAAAAGTTTCGCGTGGATTATGTGCGTAATCCGCATGAATTGTCGGTGCCTGTGGATGACAATCCACTGTCCCAGTCCACGCAGAGCGTCTGGAATCAGTATTTTAGTGATCAGGAATTGTTTGCCGTTATACGTCAGGATGTGGTGCGCACTTTTCCCGGTGTCGACTTCTTTCGCAAGGCTTTAATACAGAACGCCATGACCAATATATTGTTCTACTATGCGCGTGAGCATCCGTATATGTGCTATCGTCAAGGCATGCATGAGATCTTGGCGCCCATTATCTTTGTGCTCTACAGCGATCATCAGTCGTTGCTGCACTTTAGCGAAATTGACAAGGATGACATTAACGAAACGTTGCTGAATGTACTCGATCCAGCACAACTGGAAGCTGACACTTA TTCTATATTCTCACGTCTTATGGCTTCTGTGGAGTGCTATTATCGCGTTACAAATCTGGTGCCCACTGCCGAAGGgcaaatagaaaagaaaacgCCAAGCGAT TTGCCCGCTGCTGACACTGAGCCACAAACGGAGGTTGAGGTTATCAGTCAGTTGAATTTCATACGTGATAAAATTCTGGCCAAGCAGGATCAGCACCTGCATCATTATCTGCTCAAAATGGAAATACCATTGCATATATTTGGCAT ACGCTGGCTCCGCTTGCTTTTTGGCCGTGAGTTTACGCTGCTTGATCTGCTAATGCTGTGGGATGCCATTTTCGCTGACAGCGATCATTTTCATCTGCCCAACTACATACTGGTGGCGATGCTGGTGCATATACGCGATAAGT TGCTTTTAAGTGATTATACGACATCGCTTACATATCTCATGCGCTATCCCAGCAATGTGGATGTCAACTTGGTGCTACGACATGCTCTACACATGATGAATCCCAAAGATTTTGAGTATCCTACAAGTGCTTTTAACTATGTATCACAATCGAATGCCTTAATCTCACCGCCAACCACTACTGAATCAAGACCCGCAGCCAAACAACGCGTGCGCACTAATTCTGACTCATCGACCAGCACTGGCAGTAGTCAGATTGATCGTCATATTAGCTATATGCAAGCTAGAAATGCAGCGCAGGCATCAGCGCTGGCCAAGCTGCAAGATACCAATCGCGTGGCCATGGATGGCTACCTGGAAGAT AGCCCCGAGTTGTTGCGCTTGGAGCTAAAGAATGCTCAGACTGTCCTTAAAATAGCGCGCACAAAGCTTATGAGATACTTGGCAAATGTGCGCCAGCATATGGGCAAGCAGCAGTCCAATGAAGACTTGAATCGCACCTTGGATAACATTGAGGAGCTGTGCAGTTTCTTGGAtcacaaatttgtatttccCATGCACTCACGCTCCGCACCTATTGATCAAGCACTGGAGGCTAACGAGCGCAAACAATCAAATAGTGCCAAGACACCGGTGCCAGCCGACCCGCCAAATACTGAACCAACGCCAGTTACAACTGCATCATCCTTAGCCAGTGGCTATGAGATGCCAGAAAATGCTTTCATGCATAGCTCAACGCGTCGTCTGCTGGGCGATCGTTGGGAAATTGAATTGTCAACAATTACTAGCGACGAGAAGCCGCAAACCCTGGTGCTGCAAAATGGTCTGCCTGCGGCAGAGCCGCAACAACGACCACACTAA
- the LOC108601394 gene encoding uncharacterized protein LOC108601394 → MGATIPMRIYECLRGSSMLRCTKLYVLQKLDERKQSPQSGNLTKDFMDQFFGEETQLGSLISVKYQQMSEKELNKRLVQNFQRFFKHRDIKLHFLPGMLVKIVPSKENKLKFTLKKAHKPRMGRARRREAEDMQLNLMNLPTMPAMGGSSASVENYEPEAEGDSKQQGLLGGGGVGVAGGEGGGVLLNKRKKKQSSKTTMLQVAVPILLLPAILLASMLPFILPTLKMATILSLFMNNGAFLAAMLYAYAATSGSSAANQPQHISYGYADGFH, encoded by the exons ATGGGCGCCACCATACCCATGCGCATCTATGAGTGCCTGCGTGGGTCCAGCATGCTGCGCTGCACCAAGTTGTATGTGCTGCAGAAGCTGGACGAGCGCAAGCAGTCGCCGCAGTCGGGCAACTTGACCAAGGACTTTATGGATCAGTTCTTTGGCGAGGAGACGCAGCTGGGCAGTCTGATCTCGGTGAAGTATCAGCAAATGTCCGAGAAGGAGTTGAACAAGCGGCTGGTGCAAAACTTTCAACGTTTCTTCAAGCATCGCGACATCAAGCTACACTTTCTGCCTGGCATGCTGGTCAAGATTGTGCCCAGCAAGGAGAACAAACTGAAGTTTACGCTCAAAAAGG CACACAAGCCACGTATGGGTCGCGCACGCCGACGTGAGGCTGAGGACATGCAGCTAAATCTCATGAATCTGCCTACGATGCCTGCGATGggtggcagcagcgccagcgtcgAAAATTATGAGCCAGAGGCAGAGGGCGACTCCAAGCAGCAGGGTCTTTTGGGTGGCGGCGGAGTGGGAGTTGCTGGTGGCGAAGGTGGCGGTGTCTTGCTCAACAAACGCAAGAAGAAGCAATCGTCCAAGACGACCATGTTGCAAGTGGCAGTGcccattttgctgctgccagccatACTCTTGGCCAGCATGTTGCCTTTTATTCTGCCCACGCTTAAGATGGCCACCATTTTGTCGCTCTTTATGAATAACGGTGCCTTCCTCGCCGCCATGTTGTACGCCTACGCCGCGACCTCCGGCTCGAGCGCTGCCAACCAGCCGCAGCACATCAGCTATGGCTATGCCGATGGCTTCCACTGA
- the LOC108603337 gene encoding acyl-CoA Delta(11) desaturase gives MAPNIIGSTFILAETSIADANNNKMPATATAAPPVKATPPAPAKTAPKPVAVAAEATKTKATLEPFKTEIVWHNILLFIILHSSALYGLYLIFAENAYLEIIPVYATTFLGGLGITAGVHRLWSHKAYKAKLPLRIFLMLCQSLAFQNSIWEWTRDHRVHHKFTDTHADPHNSRRGFFFAHMGWLLCKKHPDVRSKGKQIDMTDIEQDPVVMFQKKYFFVVMPICCFVLPMMFPYFLMGTSLRVCFFTCSMLRYALSLHGTWLVNSAAHFYGMKPYDVHISSVNTKLISTIAFGEGWHNYHHVFPWDYKAAELGDYKHNWTTAFIDLMAKIGQAYDLKSVSQEMVYKRVRRTGDGSHIASLLDANNNNSEPTSELVMHLDHEKEENVWGWDDKDITEEDRKLATIVNAEAVCKRD, from the exons ATGGCACCTAATATTATTGGCAGCACCTTTATTTTGGCAGAGACTTCCATAGCcgatgccaacaacaacaagatgcCAGCTACGGCAACAGCTGCGCCGCCAGTAAAGGCCACGCCGCCAGCTCCAGCAAAGACCGCACCCAAACCAGTTGCGGTCGCAGCTGAAGCTACCAAGACAAAAGCAACACTGGAGCCCTTCAAAACGGAAATTGTGTGGCACAATATACTGCTCTTCATCATACTGCATTCAAGTGCACTCTATGGTCTATACTTGATATTCGCTGAGAATGCCTACCTTGAAATTATTCCAG TTTACGCCACCACATTCTTGGGCGGCTTGGGCATTACGGCGGGCGTGCATCGTCTCTGGTCGCATAAGGCATACAAAGCGAAGCTGCCACTGCGCATATTCTTGATGCTTTGCCAGTCGCTGGCCTTCCAGAACAGCATCTGGGAGTGGACGCGTGATCATCGCGTGCATCACAAGTTCACGGACACACACGCCGATCCTCACAACTCGCGTCGCGGCTTCTTCTTCGCCCACATGGGCTGGCTGCTCTGCAAAAAGCATCCCGATGTGCGTAGCAAGGGCAAACAAATCGATATGACAGACATCGAACAGGATCCCGTTGTCATGTTCCAGAAGAA ATACTTCTTTGTGGTGATGCCCATCTGCTGCTTTGTGCTGCCCATGATGTTCCCCTACTTCCTGATGGGCACTTCGCTGCGCGTCTGCTTCTTCACCTGCTCCATGCTGCGCTATGCTCTGTCACTGCACGGCACCTGGCTGGTGAACAGTGCCGCTCACTTCTACGGCATGAAGCCCTACGATGTTCACATTAGCTCGGTGAACACCAAGCTCATCTCCACCATTGCTTTCGGCGAGGGCTGGCACAACTATCATCATGTCTTCCCCTGGGACTACAAAGCAGCTGAGCTGGGTGACTACAAGCACAACTGGACCACTGCTTTCATTGACTTGATGGCCAAAATTG GACAAGCCTACGATCTGAAGAGTGTGTCCCAGGAGATGGTCTACAAGAGAGTACGGCGCACGGGTGATGGCTCTCACATTGCCTCGCTGTTGGATgccaataataacaacagcgaGCCCACCAGCGAGCTGGTCATGCACTTAGATCACGAGAAGGAGGAGAATGTTTGGGGTTGGGATGATAAGGATATTACTGAGGAGGATCGCAAGCTTGCGACAATTGTGAATGCTGAAGCTGTTTGCAAAAGGGATTAG
- the LOC108603335 gene encoding TBC1 domain family member 5 isoform X2, producing MTVRGIEAIKLYMPKAKDDAASAIKIDVREETGQTIEAVDENSSSSNNMTSVERYKQEWTQLLATLDENPNADSLRLAAFNGQLKMSKFRSLHWALLLRVLNSDYRSWHTQRLQQRSRYEKFRVDYVRNPHELSVPVDDNPLSQSTQSVWNQYFSDQELFAVIRQDVVRTFPGVDFFRKALIQNAMTNILFYYAREHPYMCYRQGMHEILAPIIFVLYSDHQSLLHFSEIDKDDINETLLNVLDPAQLEADTYSIFSRLMASVECYYRVTNLVPTAEGQIEKKTPSDLPAADTEPQTEVEVISQLNFIRDKILAKQDQHLHHYLLKMEIPLHIFGIRWLRLLFGREFTLLDLLMLWDAIFADSDHFHLPNYILVAMLVHIRDNAFK from the exons ATGACAGTGCGCGGCATTGAAgccattaaattatatatgccgAAAGCAAAAGACGATGCAGCATCTGCCATAAAGATAGACGTACGCGAGGAGACGGGGCAAACAATTGAAGCTGTTGATGAGAATagtagtagcagcaacaacatgacCTCAGTGGAACGTTACAAGCAAGAGTGGACGCAATTGTTGGCCACTCTGGATGAGAATCCCAATGCAGACTCATTGCGCTTGGCCGCTTTCAATGGCCAGCTGAAAATGTCAAAGTTTCGCAGCTTGCactgggcgctgctgctgcgtgtgctTAACTCGGACTATCGCAGCTGGCATACACAGCGTctacagcagcgcagcag ATACGAAAAGTTTCGCGTGGATTATGTGCGTAATCCGCATGAATTGTCGGTGCCTGTGGATGACAATCCACTGTCCCAGTCCACGCAGAGCGTCTGGAATCAGTATTTTAGTGATCAGGAATTGTTTGCCGTTATACGTCAGGATGTGGTGCGCACTTTTCCCGGTGTCGACTTCTTTCGCAAGGCTTTAATACAGAACGCCATGACCAATATATTGTTCTACTATGCGCGTGAGCATCCGTATATGTGCTATCGTCAAGGCATGCATGAGATCTTGGCGCCCATTATCTTTGTGCTCTACAGCGATCATCAGTCGTTGCTGCACTTTAGCGAAATTGACAAGGATGACATTAACGAAACGTTGCTGAATGTACTCGATCCAGCACAACTGGAAGCTGACACTTA TTCTATATTCTCACGTCTTATGGCTTCTGTGGAGTGCTATTATCGCGTTACAAATCTGGTGCCCACTGCCGAAGGgcaaatagaaaagaaaacgCCAAGCGAT TTGCCCGCTGCTGACACTGAGCCACAAACGGAGGTTGAGGTTATCAGTCAGTTGAATTTCATACGTGATAAAATTCTGGCCAAGCAGGATCAGCACCTGCATCATTATCTGCTCAAAATGGAAATACCATTGCATATATTTGGCAT ACGCTGGCTCCGCTTGCTTTTTGGCCGTGAGTTTACGCTGCTTGATCTGCTAATGCTGTGGGATGCCATTTTCGCTGACAGCGATCATTTTCATCTGCCCAACTACATACTGGTGGCGATGCTGGTGCATATACGCGATAA TGCTTTTAAGTGA